One part of the Brachyspira sp. SAP_772 genome encodes these proteins:
- a CDS encoding class I SAM-dependent methyltransferase: MIVARDWKDYKILDAGNGEKFENIGGFLVSRPDSQIIWQKQLNKWNNLDAIYHRSDKGGGYWQYINSPKENFIIKYKDLSFKIEFTNFKHIGLFPEQAVNWQFIIDKIKEKKSSTHKNKEIKALNLFAYTGGATVACAYADCDEIVHVDASKKIVGHAKTNIEINNFQNKKVRFIIEDVIKFVLREVRRERKYDVIIMDPPVYGRGPNGELWQIETSLTRLVEECVKLLSSSPILFLINCYTASFSHISLKNILQTQIKNNGSFESGEIALPIENSDLILPSGIYARFFT; this comes from the coding sequence ATGATTGTAGCGAGAGATTGGAAAGACTATAAAATTTTAGATGCTGGAAATGGCGAAAAATTTGAGAATATAGGAGGTTTTTTAGTATCGCGTCCTGATTCTCAAATTATTTGGCAAAAGCAATTAAATAAATGGAATAATTTAGATGCTATATATCATCGCTCTGATAAGGGCGGAGGTTATTGGCAGTATATCAACAGTCCAAAAGAAAACTTTATCATCAAATACAAAGACTTATCATTCAAAATTGAGTTTACAAATTTTAAACATATTGGACTTTTTCCTGAGCAGGCTGTTAATTGGCAATTTATAATAGACAAAATTAAAGAAAAAAAATCTTCTACTCATAAAAATAAAGAAATAAAAGCTCTAAACTTATTTGCATACACAGGAGGTGCTACTGTTGCTTGTGCTTATGCTGATTGTGATGAAATAGTGCATGTTGATGCTTCAAAAAAAATTGTTGGGCATGCAAAAACTAATATTGAAATTAATAATTTTCAAAATAAAAAAGTAAGATTTATTATAGAAGATGTTATAAAATTTGTTTTAAGGGAAGTGAGAAGAGAGAGAAAATACGATGTCATTATAATGGATCCTCCAGTATATGGAAGAGGTCCTAATGGAGAGCTTTGGCAAATAGAGACAAGTTTAACAAGATTAGTAGAAGAATGTGTTAAACTATTATCAAGCTCCCCTATTCTATTTTTAATTAACTGCTATACTGCAAGTTTTTCTCATATATCTCTTAAAAACATTTTACAAACTCAAATTAAAAATAATGGTTCTTTTGAAAGCGGAGAGATAGCTCTTCCTATAGAAAACAGCGATTTAATACTGCCATCAGGAATATATGCAAGGTTTTTTACATAA
- a CDS encoding OmpA family protein — protein sequence MATIKFGKKAKKAGDKAQVPGPSAPLWLQTYGDFVTLVLTFFVLLLSTMSESISDSTMQLLATAFQGSFGNLSGGVTLSQSKLVAGGANVDALPAMDRGYSMGRSVDKAVSVLESEIKNNKVRVSEDERGFVITLGADQYFESASTNIVNTQNNTETFIKIASVLSTLPNDIRIEGHTDSGAILEGSATEQKFGNNWGLSTARAIVVLEKIFESDQTGKLDINKYSVAGYADTRPVASNDLPDGRALNRRVDIVVVRNDVTYYNQK from the coding sequence ATGGCTACTATTAAATTTGGTAAAAAAGCTAAAAAAGCTGGTGATAAAGCACAGGTACCGGGTCCTTCTGCTCCATTATGGCTTCAAACATATGGAGACTTCGTTACTTTGGTACTTACTTTCTTCGTATTACTGCTTTCTACTATGTCTGAATCTATTAGTGATTCTACTATGCAGCTTCTTGCTACTGCTTTTCAGGGCTCTTTCGGTAATTTATCTGGAGGAGTTACCTTATCGCAGAGTAAATTAGTTGCTGGTGGTGCTAATGTAGACGCTTTACCTGCTATGGATAGAGGTTATTCTATGGGCAGAAGTGTAGATAAAGCTGTATCTGTATTAGAATCAGAAATAAAAAACAACAAAGTAAGAGTATCTGAAGATGAAAGAGGATTTGTTATCACATTAGGAGCAGACCAATATTTTGAATCAGCTTCCACAAACATAGTAAACACTCAAAACAACACAGAAACTTTTATAAAAATAGCTTCAGTGCTTAGCACATTACCAAATGATATAAGAATAGAAGGTCATACAGACTCAGGTGCAATATTAGAAGGAAGTGCTACTGAACAAAAGTTTGGAAACAACTGGGGACTTTCTACTGCAAGGGCTATTGTTGTATTAGAAAAAATATTTGAAAGCGACCAAACAGGAAAGTTGGATATAAATAAATATTCTGTTGCGGGTTATGCCGACACTAGACCTGTGGCTTCTAATGATTTACCAGATGGAAGAGCTTTAAATAGAAGAGTTGATATAGTTGTTGTTCGTAATGATGTAACTTACTATAATCAAAAATAA
- a CDS encoding motility protein A has translation MDIIVPLGFLLVIGINLFGIISGGGNVGHMVDIASAVVTGLGGTTSLFVANDIGTILGVPRAIKVLLNKPNYDEAQIIITLISFSEKARREGLLVLEDDIQEVADPFLKKGMQLVVDGTDPELVKNILNTEIDNVEARHDTVRKVFEDAASLYPAWGMIGTLIGLVIMLRSLGGGGGVEAIGSGMAVALITTYYGSVIANGFALPIAGRLAARHASEAIVQSIMLEGILSIQAGDNPRIVKDKLVSFLPPPQRQKVNEQVGDR, from the coding sequence ATGGATATTATAGTACCTTTAGGTTTTTTATTAGTTATAGGTATCAATTTATTTGGTATAATTTCAGGTGGTGGTAATGTTGGGCACATGGTGGACATTGCTTCTGCAGTTGTAACAGGACTAGGAGGAACTACTTCTCTTTTCGTTGCAAATGACATAGGAACTATATTGGGTGTACCTAGAGCTATTAAAGTTCTTTTGAATAAACCTAACTATGATGAAGCACAAATAATTATTACTTTAATAAGTTTCTCTGAAAAGGCAAGAAGAGAAGGTTTGCTTGTACTTGAAGACGATATACAAGAAGTAGCAGATCCTTTTCTTAAAAAAGGTATGCAGCTTGTAGTAGATGGAACCGACCCAGAACTAGTAAAAAACATTTTGAATACAGAAATAGATAACGTAGAAGCAAGGCACGATACAGTAAGAAAGGTATTTGAAGATGCTGCTTCATTATATCCTGCTTGGGGTATGATTGGTACATTAATCGGACTTGTAATAATGCTTAGAAGCTTAGGAGGCGGTGGCGGTGTTGAAGCCATCGGTTCTGGTATGGCGGTAGCACTTATTACTACTTACTATGGTTCGGTTATAGCTAACGGTTTTGCTTTGCCTATAGCTGGCAGACTTGCTGCAAGACATGCTTCTGAGGCTATTGTACAGAGTATTATGCTTGAGGGTATATTATCTATACAAGCTGGTGATAACCCTAGAATTGTTAAAGATAAATTAGTATCTTTCTTACCTCCTCCTCAACGTCAAAAAGTTAATGAGCAGGTTGGAGACAGATAA
- a CDS encoding flagellar FlbD family protein, with protein MIYVTRFDGSVLYINPHQIEFMEETPDLVITMLSGRKVVTKDSFETVLNRIVEYRTRIVNENSTKKPSFYGNED; from the coding sequence ATGATATATGTAACTAGATTTGACGGAAGCGTTTTATATATTAATCCACATCAAATAGAGTTTATGGAGGAAACTCCTGATTTGGTAATTACTATGCTATCTGGAAGAAAAGTAGTAACTAAAGATAGTTTTGAAACTGTATTAAATAGAATAGTGGAATATAGAACTAGAATAGTAAATGAAAATTCTACTAAAAAACCTTCTTTCTATGGTAATGAAGATTAG
- the flgE gene encoding flagellar hook protein FlgE, with amino-acid sequence MMRSLFAGVSGLQNHQTRMDVVGNNISNVNTYGFKKGRVTFKDMISQSLSGAAKPQEDRGGINPQQVGLGMQVATIDTIHTQGALQVTGVNTDLAIQGEGFFIEKRGNNSYYTRNGAFSLDKDGYLVNPSNGYKVQGWNAVLNPETGMMELNTAAGVEDLIIPVGSKDPARATQNTKFFCNLQKNSDTHQADLTIYDSTGIPRQLRATFNRTDVNRWDMVIEVPEATEGSVSVSAGDPVEGGGNNTFQLVFNDAGSLISVSDGTNTQTEGVLMPNVSFTYTGTDGEVNQTINLTLGEVGLFNGITQFESPSTTKAIEQDGYTMGMLEGFSFDDSGQITGVFTNGNRKTLGQVALAKFNNAGGLEKAGDTLFVESNNSGAANIGVAAAEGRGSIKAGTLEMSNVDLSEQFTDMIVTQRGFQANARTITTADQLLQEVIALKR; translated from the coding sequence ATGATGCGTTCATTATTTGCAGGTGTATCTGGATTACAGAATCACCAAACTAGAATGGATGTTGTTGGTAATAACATATCCAATGTAAATACATACGGTTTTAAAAAAGGTAGAGTAACTTTCAAGGATATGATAAGCCAATCTTTGAGCGGAGCTGCTAAACCGCAGGAAGATAGAGGCGGTATCAATCCTCAACAGGTTGGTCTTGGTATGCAGGTAGCTACTATAGATACAATACACACACAAGGAGCTTTACAAGTTACAGGTGTAAATACAGATTTAGCTATTCAAGGAGAAGGTTTCTTTATTGAAAAGAGAGGAAATAACTCTTATTATACAAGAAATGGTGCTTTTTCTTTAGATAAAGATGGTTATTTAGTTAATCCTTCTAATGGTTATAAGGTACAAGGTTGGAATGCGGTACTTAATCCAGAAACAGGAATGATGGAATTAAACACAGCTGCTGGCGTAGAAGATTTAATTATACCAGTAGGTTCAAAAGATCCCGCACGTGCTACACAAAACACTAAGTTCTTTTGTAACCTACAAAAAAATAGCGATACTCACCAAGCAGATTTAACTATTTATGATTCTACAGGAATACCTCGTCAATTAAGAGCAACATTCAACAGAACAGATGTTAACAGATGGGATATGGTAATAGAAGTGCCAGAAGCAACAGAGGGAAGCGTAAGTGTTTCAGCAGGCGATCCTGTTGAAGGCGGCGGAAACAATACTTTCCAATTAGTATTTAATGATGCTGGTTCATTAATTTCTGTAAGCGATGGTACTAACACTCAAACTGAAGGCGTATTAATGCCTAATGTATCTTTCACATATACAGGTACAGACGGAGAAGTAAATCAAACTATTAACCTTACTTTAGGAGAGGTTGGTTTATTTAATGGTATCACACAATTTGAATCACCTTCTACAACTAAAGCTATAGAGCAAGACGGTTATACTATGGGTATGCTTGAAGGCTTCAGCTTTGATGACAGCGGTCAAATTACTGGAGTATTTACAAATGGTAACAGAAAAACTTTAGGACAGGTTGCTTTAGCTAAGTTTAATAATGCAGGCGGTTTGGAAAAAGCAGGAGATACTTTATTTGTAGAGAGCAATAACTCTGGTGCTGCTAATATTGGTGTTGCTGCTGCTGAAGGAAGAGGTTCTATTAAAGCTGGTACTTTAGAGATGTCTAACGTTGATTTGAGTGAACAGTTTACAGATATGATAGTTACTCAAAGAGGTTTCCAAGCTAATGCTAGAACTATAACTACAGCTGATCAACTACTTCAAGAGGTTATAGCACTTAAAAGATAA
- a CDS encoding PepSY-like domain-containing protein, translated as MIKKILSSLIVLSIFSTSILFADMIVPASALPNQAVTFIKKIYPSAQIWKVERDGRKFDVELSNGASIDFLTNGDWVNIDGDYNGVPFSVLPQAVANTVKKTYPQAMMVSVEKEWGNYKIKLNNMMEMFISSNGQLMGQQFDD; from the coding sequence ATGATAAAGAAAATATTATCTTCACTAATAGTATTATCAATTTTTTCTACATCAATTCTATTTGCTGATATGATAGTTCCTGCTTCAGCATTGCCAAATCAGGCAGTAACATTTATCAAGAAAATATATCCTAGTGCTCAAATATGGAAAGTAGAAAGAGATGGCAGAAAATTTGATGTTGAGTTATCGAATGGTGCTAGTATAGATTTCTTAACAAATGGTGACTGGGTGAATATAGACGGAGATTATAATGGGGTACCTTTTAGTGTATTGCCTCAAGCTGTTGCTAATACAGTAAAAAAGACATATCCTCAAGCTATGATGGTAAGCGTAGAAAAAGAATGGGGTAATTACAAAATAAAACTCAATAATATGATGGAAATGTTTATATCATCTAATGGACAATTAATGGGACAGCAATTTGATGATTAA
- a CDS encoding YbaK/EbsC family protein yields MISDKVLKVLNELGIEHKEFEESGATKTVEDAAKSLNIEKGQVAKSILLKPVKKDFFMLIASGDKKISSKKTKEYFGCKTNFASAEDTFNLTGFTFGGVCPFGIDERITVLVDKSMKRFDDLYIACGSDSSLAKMSYDEIINKISNIEVDLTE; encoded by the coding sequence ATGATTAGTGATAAAGTATTAAAAGTTTTAAATGAGCTTGGCATAGAGCATAAAGAATTTGAAGAAAGTGGTGCTACAAAGACTGTTGAAGATGCTGCTAAGTCTTTAAATATAGAAAAAGGACAGGTTGCTAAATCTATATTATTAAAACCGGTAAAAAAAGATTTTTTTATGCTAATAGCATCTGGAGATAAAAAAATATCATCAAAAAAGACTAAAGAATACTTTGGCTGTAAAACCAATTTTGCAAGTGCAGAGGATACTTTTAATTTAACAGGCTTTACTTTTGGAGGGGTATGCCCATTTGGAATAGATGAAAGAATTACAGTATTAGTTGATAAAAGCATGAAGAGATTTGATGATTTATATATAGCTTGCGGAAGCGATAGTTCTCTTGCTAAAATGAGTTATGATGAAATAATAAATAAAATTTCAAATATAGAAGTAGATTTAACAGAATAA
- a CDS encoding DMT family transporter — protein sequence MGKSIFLLIGVTALSMSAIFVKLANAPASITAFYRLLFSFVIILPIFLIKNLEEFKKISKKDFLLSLISGISLAAHYSLWFQSLKYTSVASSTVIVTLQPLFSIIAGYFIFKERYTKLAILGFIIAIVGSVIIGWGDFQVSANALFGDILAFIAAGLMSANFVLGEYVRKRISAITYTSITYFAASVFLFFVVILTNTPLIGYPSYTWLNILGLALISTMLGHVIFMWLLKWFSASVVSMTILGEAVGACILGYFILKESISINQLIGIIVILFGIGLFLKEHKQN from the coding sequence ATGGGAAAAAGTATATTTTTACTTATTGGAGTAACAGCATTATCAATGTCAGCAATATTTGTAAAACTTGCTAATGCCCCCGCTTCAATAACAGCCTTCTATAGATTATTATTTTCATTTGTAATAATTTTGCCTATATTTTTAATAAAAAACTTAGAAGAGTTTAAAAAAATAAGCAAAAAAGATTTTTTATTATCATTAATATCAGGCATATCATTAGCGGCACACTACTCATTATGGTTTCAATCTCTAAAATACACATCCGTTGCAAGCTCTACTGTAATAGTAACACTTCAGCCTTTATTTTCTATAATAGCAGGTTATTTTATTTTTAAAGAGAGATATACCAAACTAGCAATACTTGGATTTATTATAGCAATAGTAGGTTCAGTAATAATAGGCTGGGGAGATTTTCAGGTAAGTGCAAATGCATTATTTGGAGACATTTTAGCTTTTATAGCTGCTGGGCTTATGAGTGCCAACTTTGTATTGGGTGAATATGTACGAAAGAGAATATCTGCCATAACATACACATCTATAACTTATTTTGCAGCATCAGTATTTTTGTTTTTTGTAGTAATATTAACAAATACACCTCTCATTGGATATCCTTCATATACTTGGTTAAATATACTAGGTTTAGCTTTAATTTCTACAATGCTTGGACATGTTATATTTATGTGGCTTTTAAAATGGTTCTCTGCTAGTGTTGTATCTATGACTATATTGGGAGAGGCTGTTGGGGCTTGTATATTAGGATATTTTATATTAAAAGAGAGTATTAGCATTAATCAACTTATAGGAATAATAGTAATTTTATTTGGTATAGGATTATTTTTAAAAGAACATAAACAAAATTAA
- a CDS encoding MBL fold metallo-hydrolase — translation MKVRFLGSRGSIPTPGTSFSEYGGNTSCLQVIDDEGNYIILDAGSGIKNLGYYALKSEKKESIILLTHFHWDHIIGIPFFAPFYSNKYSFTIYGPKDNHEEMYETINNILAKDYFPINLEQFGASIKFEPFYEGKKINYGNMMVEALWVNHPCYTLSYKITSNDKTVVYLTDHEPYKKRLHIQHPSLDHYNNNANLLHARLIDYVRGANVLIIEGEYTKSEYLNGHVGWGHSTLNDAIQVGLDAEVPYVIIHHHNQDRTDAQIKLIYNKLLAFLRKEGIDLQLAFAKEGSYIII, via the coding sequence TTGAAAGTTAGATTTTTAGGAAGCAGAGGCTCTATACCAACCCCCGGTACTAGTTTTAGTGAATACGGCGGCAACACGTCTTGCTTACAAGTTATTGACGATGAAGGCAATTATATTATCCTCGATGCTGGAAGCGGAATAAAAAATCTTGGATATTATGCTCTTAAAAGTGAAAAAAAAGAAAGCATCATTTTATTAACTCATTTCCATTGGGATCATATAATAGGCATACCTTTCTTTGCACCATTTTATTCTAATAAATATAGCTTTACAATATACGGCCCTAAAGATAATCATGAAGAGATGTATGAAACAATTAATAATATATTAGCTAAAGATTATTTCCCTATAAATCTTGAGCAGTTTGGGGCTTCTATTAAATTTGAACCTTTCTATGAAGGTAAAAAAATAAATTATGGAAATATGATGGTAGAAGCTTTATGGGTAAATCACCCTTGCTATACTTTATCCTATAAAATAACTTCTAATGATAAAACTGTAGTGTATCTTACAGACCATGAACCTTATAAAAAACGTCTTCATATACAGCATCCGTCATTAGACCATTATAATAATAATGCTAATTTGCTTCATGCAAGGCTTATAGATTATGTAAGAGGTGCTAATGTTTTAATTATAGAAGGGGAGTATACAAAAAGCGAATATCTTAATGGGCATGTTGGATGGGGGCATTCTACTTTAAATGATGCCATACAAGTTGGGCTTGATGCTGAAGTACCTTATGTTATTATTCACCATCATAATCAAGACAGAACCGATGCACAAATAAAATTGATTTACAATAAACTTTTAGCTTTTTTAAGAAAAGAAGGCATAGATTTGCAATTAGCTTTTGCCAAAGAGGGTTCTTATATTATCATTTAA
- the map gene encoding type I methionyl aminopeptidase, translating into MFIKSNTTDIVKPSIKDEKAIENIRKAAKIAQEAIDLAFKHSLSGTRASKIDKDVEKFIKSKGAYPANLEVPEYGYSTSISIGNEIAHGRPTNRKILVQGDIICIDIXVKYNNYYADCARTMVVKGNQLNSSNKKAYKLIKACKESLEYAIYKLRPNILLSTYGREVEKKVNEYGYSIIKSLTGHGVGYEYHEAPYIFNFYHPHNDVKLEENMVLALELMITEGSDKYVIENDGWTISTADYSFAAHFEHTVLIKKHGVEILGID; encoded by the coding sequence ATGTTTATTAAAAGCAATACAACAGATATTGTAAAGCCTTCTATCAAAGATGAGAAAGCCATAGAAAATATTAGAAAAGCAGCTAAAATAGCACAAGAAGCTATAGACTTAGCATTTAAACATTCTCTATCAGGAACAAGAGCTTCAAAAATAGATAAAGATGTTGAGAAGTTTATAAAATCTAAAGGGGCATATCCTGCTAATTTGGAAGTACCTGAATATGGTTATTCTACTAGCATATCTATAGGAAACGAAATAGCACATGGAAGACCAACCAATAGAAAGATATTAGTGCAAGGCGATATTATATGCATAGATATAGRAGTTAAATATAATAACTACTATGCAGACTGTGCTAGAACTATGGTTGTAAAAGGCAATCAATTAAACTCAAGCAACAAAAAAGCATATAAATTAATTAAAGCCTGCAAAGAATCACTAGAATATGCTATATATAAATTAAGACCAAATATACTTTTAAGCACCTATGGAAGAGAGGTTGAAAAAAAAGTAAATGAATATGGTTATAGTATAATAAAATCTCTCACAGGGCATGGTGTTGGATATGAATATCATGAGGCTCCGTATATATTTAATTTTTATCATCCGCATAATGATGTAAAACTAGAAGAGAATATGGTTTTGGCTTTAGAATTAATGATAACCGAAGGCTCTGATAAATACGTAATAGAAAATGACGGTTGGACAATATCTACAGCAGACTACTCTTTTGCTGCTCACTTTGAACATACTGTTTTAATTAAGAAACATGGTGTTGAGATATTAGGAATAGATTAA
- a CDS encoding AAA family ATPase, producing the protein MFDRHNNISIFVYIAILLNAIIIALFITFVFGLKKDAFDIDTKKLDRTSLICQNSILSLINDYDNRLDKIIESYNFPSLLQNVVLNGMNEDEKNRIISIFRSGNYAFDTVGLYFSDGQAVFSSPDNRKSINLNALKANDKKAYFDQDFDGVYFVKPIKNDKGLEVGYIVASVFKKIFENTSYNLNFLLIPNGVIYYNPSININSISRDALYQYMNNPGLINIGAYSYILHSSNVKDIYNFNVGILELDVPIIQRYLKYILLIILSSSLIFLISSVLYERKKLQAQNVTDIEDDVIYSDNDNIVEDDEYNNFDDDNNLDDFNYDLDTLNEDIEYLNRIESKNKKHIDKNSKLELPDLDEIENNISKENSLDIEDLEDIGNSIDDEVIKIDNVDEVENNTDEHLNIDNIDDLENIEDSIDDDEAIKIDNVDEVEDNTDEHLNIDNIDDLENIEDSIDDEAIKIDNVDDVEDNTDEHLNIENIEDLENIEDSIDDDEAIKIDNVDDVEDNTDEHLNIDNIEDLENIEDNIDDEAIKIDNIDDVENNADEHIIEDLEDIEDNIKENETINNLDEDLEEEYNSIPNIDNLDNNINTVSEEDKELDYVPTLDNVLEENEEYDDKDIIRGIDDIISDDEEDILISHGSIIDDEISKKEDDYFSSLDSFNLALNKDFLFDDDKNEFDKSHDYDSDEVIRKASEDDVFDTEDLIDSELYDPEEKRPAMPEDYKDAEEKVRDNMTSNWKNILKAIRGEKFVNKNLYEMLDWIKEKSGLNILHSAMLTKDENGIYKIVDSKNLTEDTKNKLEIDENEALFKKILSSRKTLYVSDPFSSLSLKIKFDEKDRENISHMIFIPIQDEEAQLKSFFIGLSSN; encoded by the coding sequence ATGTTTGATAGACATAATAATATTTCTATTTTTGTATATATAGCTATTTTGCTTAATGCTATAATTATTGCTCTATTTATTACTTTTGTATTTGGATTAAAAAAAGATGCTTTTGATATAGATACTAAAAAACTTGATAGAACATCTTTAATATGTCAAAATAGTATATTAAGCCTAATAAATGATTATGATAATAGATTAGATAAAATAATAGAAAGTTATAATTTTCCTTCACTACTTCAAAATGTGGTATTAAACGGAATGAATGAAGATGAAAAAAACAGAATTATATCTATTTTCAGAAGCGGCAATTATGCTTTTGATACTGTAGGGCTTTATTTTTCTGATGGGCAGGCAGTATTCTCTTCTCCAGACAATAGAAAAAGCATAAATCTTAATGCATTAAAAGCAAATGATAAAAAGGCTTATTTCGATCAAGATTTTGATGGGGTTTATTTTGTTAAACCTATAAAAAATGATAAAGGTTTAGAGGTTGGCTATATTGTAGCAAGTGTGTTTAAAAAGATTTTTGAAAACACTTCGTATAATTTAAACTTCCTACTTATACCAAATGGTGTAATATATTATAACCCTTCTATAAATATTAATAGTATTTCAAGAGATGCATTATATCAATATATGAATAATCCCGGTTTAATAAATATAGGTGCTTATTCATATATATTACATTCAAGCAATGTTAAAGACATATATAATTTTAATGTTGGAATATTAGAACTTGATGTACCTATTATACAAAGATATTTAAAATATATTTTGCTTATTATACTTTCTTCTTCATTAATATTTTTAATATCAAGCGTATTATATGAAAGAAAAAAATTACAAGCACAAAATGTTACTGATATAGAAGATGACGTTATATATTCAGATAATGATAATATTGTAGAAGATGATGAATATAATAATTTTGATGATGATAATAATCTTGATGATTTTAATTATGATTTAGATACATTAAATGAAGATATAGAATATTTAAATAGAATAGAATCAAAAAATAAGAAACATATTGATAAGAATAGTAAATTAGAATTACCTGATTTAGATGAAATAGAAAATAATATAAGTAAAGAAAATTCACTAGATATTGAAGATTTGGAAGATATAGGGAACAGTATTGACGATGAGGTTATTAAAATAGACAATGTTGATGAGGTGGAAAACAACACTGACGAGCATTTAAATATTGATAATATTGATGACTTAGAAAATATAGAAGATAGTATTGATGACGATGAAGCTATTAAGATAGACAATGTTGATGAGGTAGAAGATAATACAGATGAGCATTTAAATATAGATAATATTGATGACTTAGAAAATATAGAAGATAGTATTGATGATGAGGCTATTAAGATAGACAATGTTGATGATGTAGAAGATAACACTGATGAGCATTTGAATATTGAAAATATTGAAGATTTAGAAAACATAGAAGATAGTATTGATGACGATGAGGCTATTAAAATAGATAATGTTGATGATGTAGAAGATAACACTGATGAACATTTGAATATAGATAATATAGAAGATTTAGAAAATATAGAAGATAATATTGATGATGAGGCTATTAAAATAGACAATATTGATGATGTAGAAAATAATGCAGATGAGCATATAATTGAAGATTTAGAAGATATAGAAGACAATATTAAAGAAAATGAAACTATAAATAATCTTGATGAAGATTTAGAAGAAGAGTATAATTCAATACCAAATATAGATAATTTGGATAATAACATAAATACTGTATCTGAAGAAGATAAAGAATTGGATTATGTACCTACATTAGATAATGTACTAGAAGAGAATGAAGAATATGATGATAAAGATATTATAAGAGGGATAGATGATATTATTTCTGATGATGAGGAGGATATTTTGATAAGTCACGGTTCTATAATTGATGATGAAATTAGTAAAAAGGAAGATGATTATTTCTCTTCTTTAGATTCTTTTAATCTTGCTCTTAATAAAGATTTTCTATTTGATGATGATAAAAACGAATTTGATAAATCACATGATTATGATAGTGATGAAGTAATAAGAAAAGCAAGCGAAGATGATGTATTTGATACAGAAGATTTAATAGATAGCGAATTATACGACCCTGAAGAGAAAAGACCTGCTATGCCTGAAGATTATAAAGATGCTGAAGAGAAAGTAAGAGATAATATGACTTCAAATTGGAAAAATATTCTTAAAGCAATTAGAGGTGAGAAGTTTGTAAATAAAAATTTATATGAAATGCTAGATTGGATAAAAGAAAAATCTGGGCTTAATATATTACATTCTGCTATGCTTACTAAAGATGAAAATGGTATATACAAAATAGTAGATTCCAAAAACCTTACAGAAGATACTAAAAATAAACTAGAAATAGATGAAAATGAAGCTTTATTTAAAAAGATATTATCATCTAGAAAAACATTATATGTATCAGATCCTTTCTCATCATTATCTTTAAAAATTAAATTTGATGAGAAGGACAGAGAAAATATTTCTCATATGATATTTATACCTATACAAGATGAAGAAGCTCAATTAAAATCTTTCTTTATAGGGCTTTCTTCAAATTGA